The Cottoperca gobio chromosome 15, fCotGob3.1, whole genome shotgun sequence genome segment CTGTTCTTTTAGCAAGCAAGACAGGAGTCAGAAAAAGCAAACCTGCTGAGCTATCAGGTAAAACCTAAAGGAGGGCGGCGACGCTGGGGCCACGGCACAGGGCACCTTAAGGGTGAAGACTGGGACGACTATGAAGAAACCGATTTGACATCCATAAGTGTTCTTGGAAAAAGTAACTTCTCCGCAGAGCAGTCGAGACAGAGCGATCTGAGCAGGTGAGGCTGTGATCTGTCGTCGTGTGTTGCCTTTTAGTCTGTGGCTGTGATGATGATCAAACAAAATATGCAAAAAGGAAACTCAACACAAGATCTGTAGCCGGAGCCACACATCACTATTACTACAAGCAGGTAACTCGCACTACTTCTGTCTCATTGAATGTCTCGCAGATATGGAAATGTTCTGGATTTCAGTCGACCCAATGGGAAGGAAGATGCGCCTTTAAACCTGAACAAGAGTTCAGCCTACCAGGAGCCTTCAAGAACCGCTTCTGCCAAACAACATTACCTGAGGCAGTCAAGATATTTACCTGGTAATATACATTCGAAGACTTTCCGTAGTAAAGAAGATGTTCAGTGTCTACAGATGCTTTCACACCTTAACCTGTTTcagttttattcaaatgaactCTGGTTTCGCTTGTTTCGGTACATTTTGCGGTGTTAAAGTAGAAGCAGATTCACCACAGGACTTTGTGAGACCAGATGTGTCAaagaatattttttcttttccactatttattatcattttccTTAAAAAGTGTATCTGATGACCTCTTACTGTCTCCTTCAGGCATTAGCACAAAGAAGAACGGAGCCATAAACGCCAGTAAAGACTTCACTGGAAGCCATCTTTGGGCCAACAGTAGTATTCCATTTGGAGGGACTCTGCCGAGCAGAGGCGCTCACGGTAATCTCCCAGGACATCCTGCACTTTGACTGCGCGGTACTCGTTGCAACTTGTTGTTATCACTATGTTTAAACGAATGGAtctgtttttatctgtttttaaatatcAGGTACAAACACAATTCCAGGTGGATACATGCCGTCGTTTTACAAAAAAGACATTGGATCTGCCGGTCACAGAACGCCCCAGGGTCCTTCAGTGGAATCAACAGCATCAAGTGAGGATGAATTTCAGAGCGTAGAGCTTTCTGCTATAGAGTGCAGCAGGAATGAGTCATAAAACAATAAGTTGGCAGTTCTGCACATCCCGTTCATGTAACCCACTCATTAATTTTGAAGGTCTTATGCATCTTAAAAAAGTCGGCTGCTCACAAGTGGCTACATGAGAATCCAGAGATTTTCGGGGACATTAAACATCATCAGGCCAAACACGGGGAACCTCATCTACGCACTAGTCCGCCTTTACAGCCTCGTTGTGTTTAGACTTGTGCTCTTGCTAACTATTCTATCTCGCATGTATAAGGTAGCTCGGGTCATGCTAAGAGGAAAGGCTTTTGTAGAAGAGGCAAGCGAGCAAAATCGTATTCCAAGTTGGAACGGTAgtggtggtgacgtgaagtcatgtgGCCGTGGCGTAGTTCGTTTATAGGCcaactttagctttttaattcAGACAATTGCACTtacgcttcaaaaatcataaaggtggtgtttatttgtgaagattatcttgctgaacaaagtAAGTATGATGCACTTTTACTTGCCACAGAGtctattttctgcaataattcAAAATGGAAAAATCTCACTGGCTTTTTATCGAGGGAACCAGGGTGACAAAAAtacatcatccctgcagcactctatattCAGCTATCTATATGTTAACTAGTGTACACTGTTATGATGCCTAGCCACCTAACAAAGCCTTTTTAAACTCCAAACAAACCTGTTGTTTTTGATGCTTGATGCTATTTTAGATTATGCAACATGGCAGTCTGGCCGGAGTCCGATGAACACCTCTTCCAACATGCCGCTGGCCAACAAGAGCACCCCCGGTCTGCTGCCTCACCCGCCGGTGCACAACATCCACGGTCGAACAGATTGGTCTGCCAAATATGGACACCGCTAGTGCCACGCCTGGAGCTCTATCTGCTCCTATGAACTCTTTCACCTCCAAAGAGTAGGCCTAGTTGTTTTATAATCTAAGTCTGTACAAACATCTTACACAGCaataattttgtttttcattatgtgTACTATGGATGTTGTGAGTTGTAAAATATCTGTGTATATTTAAATGCAAGCGGCCAAAGTTTGAGCCCAGATTTGCTcctcagtgttttattttgtatttctgtaacaTAGCTTCTGTCCTCTAAAGGTCACATCTGTTTTGTATCAGATTTATCATTGAATGTTCACCAAACTGTATACATAATATGCATATCATTTTATGAAAACTTCACTGTGACTTGTTTTTGGCTACAACTAATTACTTTGCCTCTGTACAGttcagtcttttcttttttttataacattCCTGCTGTTTTTGTTCAATAATGGTAGCCTTGTCAATCAGGTAACTGTCATTTGTGCATTATAAGTTTTTAATAAAATTCAAGGCCTTGCTCTTATTTCAGTCATTAATACAATGCAAGTGGTTGCCACACTGTATAATCAGTTTTAGTTTCTGTTCTACCCCCTTGGCCAAAGTGAGTGTGATTATTGAATTGCCCGTTTATCAAGTGTAATTAAACTGTTGACTGGGTACCGATATGTTCAACTTGTGTAATTTTTCACGAAACACTTTAAATTCATCGACTGACTGCaggtattttttaataaaaatgacatatCTGTCCATTTTTTATGTCTGGCTGACAGCTGAGCACTTCAGCCCTGGTAGATGTTGGCCAGCTAGATTAATCTGATGGAGATTAACCCGTTGGCAGTAGTTCACTGTTAATGTTATACATGCATGAATGCAGTGCATCTGGTATTCTACAGTGggaatgtaataaaatatttatccCTACATTGGTACATATAGTGactgaaataagaaaatgttttaatttcatcAACTGGCACCTGAGGCCCTTAATGTCTTCCTGCCCTGGTCCTGTAGGTGATGCTGGTACAAGTATGTTGTTAGAATACATTATAGGGGTATGCTCATCTTCATGGCTAAGTGCTTGTATGTTGCCACAAGTCAAAGGAGAGAGAACGGAAACATTCATTGCACAACAAcagtttgttaattattaactTTCTATTTGCTATATAGCAACACTAGAGGCAACAGATACACTAAACAACTTAAGAATTCATTGACACATCAGTGGTTTCAAATAGTGCCATCTGAATAAATATGGTGTTAAAGAAAGGGGCTGGAGATGGCAGAGGCATGGGACAGGTGGTCATACAGTAAAGTAGTTTaggattagtttagtttatttgatttggacATTAGAATTGTAACATTTATACACAAGGACCAGATGcactgtgttttaaaaagttaaGAGGAGCGTGTCCACAGGGCTATTAGGTGTGAGAACAATGTTAGCAATATTGGGATTGATTCTGGTTTTTAATGCAGCAGTTTGCAGGACTTAATCAATAccaatacattacatacattatattatgaCAAATACAGAATATCACTGGATAAACAAAAGGTTGAGCTACTATAtcaactactttatatactgctggtaAATGCACTGCATTTAtgtagcgcttttccaatctgcgatcactcaaagcgtttaacaacacatgtcagtggctaccatacaaggtgcacatcagtcAGTAGGGATAATCATTCTCTCCCACTTACACATCGTTggccatcaggagcaatttggggttcagtatcttatttattcattaagtACCCAGTGAGTACTGTTGTAAACGAGTTGTAGTGAAGTAGTCTAAGtctaaagtagcagaaaatagaaatactcaagtaaagtacaagcatctcaacatttaacaaaaaatgTACTGAGTGattgtacttagttacattctaCCACAGATGATAAAGTACATCTTTAATCTGTAGTGTCTCAGTTGATATAATGCAGCTTTTAAGCCATTTCGTAATTAAGAATCAACTATTACCAACTATACAACaactatataccatatattttaacataatcacaaaaagttaattaaaatccctttattttattgatttagtGACATAACATGTGTTCTGTTGTTAAATTATTGTGTTTCAACGAGTATGTAATATTGAATACATGTTGCAAAGAATAATATATCAAATGGGGGGAAGTCTTAATATCTAAAGTCTTAATATCTCagtatattgttttaaatttaaacaaTATCTTAAGTGTTTTCTATTTAAGCTATGAGACAGCTAGGTATACATACAATTTTAAAATTGAAAAAGTAAGGCAGACTGCCACGTGCAGCGCCTCATTGGATGTGTCTGACGCTTGGAGCTTAACTTCCCTACGTTTCTCCTACAAATGGGCCTTGAACTTGTTTGGAGGTTCTAGCAGGGGAGCGCAGCTACTGGTACACCGAAGGATGGTCATCATCCGCCGGGGGAACAGAGTCCTCTTCCACCGAGCGCGGGGCGTCGGGAGGGACACACATGGAGCggtgagggaggaaggggaCACCCGCCTAGCCAGCCAGATCAGCCGAATAAACCCTAGCGATCAATGGGGTGACAGATGTCGCAGCCAGATCGCCCTCACATCCAAATAATAGGTATCACGGCGTGACGTATATAAAAGGCAGTACAGTAGAACCGTTTACTATCACGGTGTCAAATATCGATATAATGTTTATAGTTCGCCTTGTTTATTTGATCGTATACCACGACACTACTATATATGTAGCTCATAAACGtaaactacatatatatatatatatatatacttcaaACATACTGAAAACTATCGGAAGAACACAGCCAGTTAGTATTTTACCCATGATGTCTAGCGGCAACATGTTAATGATCCGGGTTTGTATTGGCCAGTATCAACCAATCACAGTCTTAAAATGTTGTTCCcacctttatttttttttctgacaATATTATATAAAGACCTAACTTGACTTCGGTGCACACTTCAATTTCTCACGTCTGCTTGCCGGTGCACGGGTACGCCCAAAGAAACATTAACTCCGTTTTGGTAAAGTTACACATTTGTATTCAGTAATATGTGATATTTACTCtgactctttttttgttttttagagaTTTATCGTTCCacttccaaaataatattttgaaaatactATAGCCATGGCTGGGAAAGTTGTGCTGCACTATTTCAATGGGAGAGGGAAAATGGAGTCAATCCGTTGGCTTTTGGCCGTTGCAGAGGTTGAGGTATGTGGACTGTGTGTGGTTATAGTAACATGAAGTTTTGCTGTCTTTAAGAAACATTAAACCTCCTGAGTATAacctaaatatattatataatgtcaTGTTCACAGTTTGATGAGGTGCATCTGGAAACTCGTCAGCAATATGAAACACTCCTGAGTGGTAAGTTGGTCTTCAAAAAGGTGTTTAGCTTAAAGCTCAAATAAACCTGTGCTCTATCTGGCCCGTTTCCAAGTCACAAGTTTGCTTTTACAATTTTCTTATCCATTAACTTTAACCCTCTTATGATGCAAACTGGGGTGAGGTTACCTTTATTTAGGTGACAGTCTCAAATGTCTTATGACCTGTAGTCAAAATTCTAATCTACAATATAAATTAATGTTTAACGCTTGGGGTGTGTCACTATCCTGCTACTGTGTTTCCTTTGCAGATGGAGCCCTCCTGTTTCAACAGGTTCCCATGGTGGAAATGGATGGCATGAAACTTGTTCAGACAAAAGCCATCTTGAACTACATCGCAGCGAAGTACAATCTCAATGGGAAAGATCTCAAAGACCGTGTCATGTATGAGCCATTTCCTTAAAAGTGTAATCATGAGTCTTCTATAACCTGTGGTTTTTGTGGATGAGTGTCACAGTATATGCTTCCCCCTCAGGATCCAAACATTATCAGAGGGAGCGACGGACCTCATGGAAATGATAATGATGTTGCCCTTTAGCtcagatacaaaaacaaaactggacAACATTGAAAGTAAATCAAAAAGCCGCTACCTTCCTGTGTTTGAAAAGGTACCACCATGATAATTCTAAATATTATATGAAACGGTGTGGtctaataattaattaatccaGGTTTAACCCCCTAAAGATGGAAAATGGACCTGTTGATGATTTTATATGAAACATTTGTCTCAAACATCTCAGGCGCTGTCTGGGCCCATATACCTGGTGGGAGGTAAACTCAGCTCTGCAGATGTGCTGCTTTTTGAATGCACCCTAATGTTGGAGGAGAAGTTTGCTGGAATCCTCGCAGAGTTTCCCAACGTCAAGGTAAAAGTGACATACTGTATAAGGCTGGATATACAAGGGAACAAAAACATGTTCCTATGAAATCCCAGTAAATTGTTAATAATCAGAACAAAAATGCACACTTGATTACTGAATGCTTTCTGTGTTTCCTTCTAGTCTTTCCAGGGCAGGATGACCCGGATTCCCGCCATCAGCAAGTTTCTGCAGCCAGGCAGCAAGAGGAAGCCGCAACCAGATGAAACCTACGTGAAGACCGTCATGGAGGTGTTCAACATCAAAGCACCATTTTTGTGAACTCTGTACAGTCCGCACACAGGCAGGGTGAATGATTAATTGTGCAACCACAGTATTATATTTGAATACTTCACTATCCATCACAAATGTTAACATGACTGGAATGTATGGAAcccatttacattacatggatGTTTTTAATGTGA includes the following:
- the LOC115019969 gene encoding glutathione S-transferase 3-like; the protein is MAGKVVLHYFNGRGKMESIRWLLAVAEVEFDEVHLETRQQYETLLSDGALLFQQVPMVEMDGMKLVQTKAILNYIAAKYNLNGKDLKDRVMIQTLSEGATDLMEMIMMLPFSSDTKTKLDNIESKSKSRYLPVFEKALSGPIYLVGGKLSSADVLLFECTLMLEEKFAGILAEFPNVKSFQGRMTRIPAISKFLQPGSKRKPQPDETYVKTVMEVFNIKAPFL